The Impatiens glandulifera chromosome 3, dImpGla2.1, whole genome shotgun sequence genome contains a region encoding:
- the LOC124929650 gene encoding F-box protein CPR1-like — protein sequence MNVYVKKKLLAKMEKELAAAAAAGTSIGQLPNNILVDILSRLPIKSVIRCRCVCKSFLFAISQDPEFRPLHLSRSPPELILSRYTEQLFLVDDYDDNEEPRYHQLNLLRFEGSYNYYLEALNSTRGLLCVHIPYSCRPLCVFNPFTLEYTLIPPPLDLIGTTTKYFLLNFGFGYSPITDKYKALAIVQYKKTEYCTITTTTTFTAIYTVGSPSSSSWRRIQEDAPDVFFDKSPTYLNGSLYWIVTKKCHYYILSFDFDNEKFGEIAMPPPFDTVREKWFDPPEANLSVFEGLLSVCVLTDRRRVDLWVMKDCMDVNKSWYKELVVETVPDHVWSWGAFPLKYVNKDKEEVLLDFMGDDTLVKYNLIEKKIVKLNSLPFYNGTLKPLMHVPILLPLKDLIIGAEVHLITDARHQWKEWIGNSVSSELESTPTFENDSEYDSVYSYYSDSE from the coding sequence ATGAATGTGTATGTGAAGAAGAAGCTGTTAGCAAAGATGGAGAAAGAACTTGCGGCTGCGGCTGCGGCGGGCACTTCAATCGGGCAACTGCCGAACAACATCCTGGTCGACATCCTTTCTCGCCTTCCGATTAAATCTGTGATTCGGTGCAGGTGCGTCTGCAAATCATTTCTCTTTGCAATCTCTCAAGATCCCGAATTCCGTCCCTTACATTTGTCCAGATCCCCTCCTGAGCTCATACTATCCCGCTACACTGAACAACTTTTTCTCGTCGATGATTACGACGACAACGAGGAGCCGCGATATCACCAGCTCAATCTCCTCCGCTTCGAAGgatcttataattattatctcGAGGCCCTCAACTCCACCCGCGGCCTGCTATGCGTCCACATACCCTATTCCTGCAGACCCCTTTGCGTCTTCAATCCCTTTACTCTCGAATACACTCTCATCCCGCCTCCTTTGGATTTGATAGGTacaacaacaaaatattttttactgaATTTCGGATTCGGCTACAGTCCCATCACTGATAAATACAAGGCGTTAGCGATCgtacaatataaaaaaacagAGTATTGTACTATCACTACTACTACTACTTTCACTGCCATTTACACTGTCGGAAGCCCTTCTTCTAGTTCTTGGAGGAGAATTCAGGAGGATGCTCCTGACGTGTTTTTCGACAAATCACCTACGTACCTGAACGGATCTTTGTATTGGATAGTCACAAAGAAATGTCATTATTACATTCTTTCTTTCGATTTCGATAATGAAAAATTCGGAGAAATAGCGATGCCGCCTCCTTTTGACACGGTGCGAGAGAAATGGTTTGACCCGCCGGAGGCTAACCTCTCTGTCTTTGAAGGTTTGTTGAGTGTATGTGTATTGACTGATCGCAGAAGAGTTGATCTTTGGGTGATGAAGGATTGTATGGACGTTAATAAATCGTGGTACAAGGAACTTGTTGTGGAAACAGTACCAGACCATGTCTGGTCTTGGGGTGCATTTCCTTTGAAATATGTGAACAAGGATAAAGAAGAAGTATTGTTGGATTTTATGGGTGATGATACTTTAGTTAAATACAACCTTATTGAGAAGAAGATTGTCAAGTTGAATTCGCTTCCATTTTATAATGGTACATTAAAGCCATTGATGCACGTTCCCATCCTGCTACCCCTAAAGGATCTAATTATCGGAGCTGAGGTCCATCTCATAACTGATGCAAG